TAAAGATTCTGTGGAGAAAACTGCGGGAGAGCGACGAATTTTTAAGCTCCAAAGCGCCCTGGAAAATGAAGGATAAAAGCGACATTAAAAAAGTGTTAGAACCGGTGGCGCAAAATATTTTAGATGTGGCTTATTATTTGCAGCCGTTTATGCCGGAGACAGCGGAAAAGATTATAAAGCAATTTAGCGAGAGGCAGGTTAAGAAAGGGGAAGGATTGTTTCCCAGAATAGTCTGTTAAAAAAATGCCGAGATTGAATTTTCAATTTTCAATGACCAATTTTCAGTCAATATTTAATTTTTAATATTAAATTAAGTGGCGGATAAAAATACTAATTATGATTTAGAAGAGAGATTGGCTAAGTTCGCGGAAAGAGTGATTGATTTAGTTAGAAGATTGCCTAATAACAGCATTAACCAAAAATTAATTCCTCAAGCCGTAGGCTCTTCCGGCTCTTCGGGAGCTAATTATTGCGAGGCCTGCGAAGCGGAAAGCAAGAAGGATTTTAAGCATAAAATAGGGATAGTTAAAAAAGAATTAAGAGAAACTAAGCATTGGTTGAGACTGATAGCTAAAGCAAACCCCGAACAAATAGATGAACTTCGGAAATTATGGAAAGAATGCCATGAACTTTTACTTATATTTTCAAAAATATTAAGATCCTGCAATAATTGACAATTAGTTATTGAAAATTGATTGAAAATTGAGAATTAATAATTGCAAATTATAATAATATTTAAATTAATCATATGGGAATTTTTGACATCATTTTATTAATCATCCTCGCCGGTTTCGTCTTTTACGGTTTATTCTTCGGCTTGATCAGGACTTTGGGGTCGCTCGCCGGCGTAATCGTCGGCGCTTGGCTGGCTAGCCGTTTTTATTTGGAAGTTTTTTCCTGGGTTGGCGATTTGGCGTTCGGGTTTAATAATTTGGGCAAGGTTGTCGTTTTTATTATTTTATTTATTTTAATAAACCGTTTAGTTTGTTTCGCTTTTGTGATTTTGGACAGGACTTTTGATATTATTTCCATCATTCCCTTTTTAAAAAGCATCAACCGTTTAGCCGGGGCGGTTTTGGGTTTATTCATGGGCGGGCTGATTTTAGGTTTGATTTTATACGTAGCGGCCCGTTACGCTGTTTTTGATAGTTTTTTTGGCGATTGGCTGGTTAATTCCGAAGTGGCGCCGCGTCTGGTTAAATTTGCCACCGTTTTAACCCCGCTCCTGCCTGAAGTTTTGAAGAAGTTGCAAAGCTTGATATAAGCAATTAACAGTTAACAATTGGCAATTAACAAGATATGAGATTTTCTTATATTTGGCAGAAAAGAATTTACCCGCCGATTTTGATGAAACCGGTAATTGCAGCCACGATTTCGGGTTTTAAAAAAATTTTTCCGGGCAGCCAGATAAGAGCCGGCGGCAATTATTGGCAAGACGGTTTGGGCGATTATTTTTATGACGATTCGGGCCTAAAAAAAACCGTTGAGGTTATAGCGGGCAGGGCGCTATCTAACCCGGCCTTTCTTTATAATATTTTTGTTAAGGCTTTTAAGAAGTCGGAAAAGTTAAAATCTTTCTCTGAAGAAAATTTTCCTGCCGATTTGAAAAAAGCAAAATACGATAAGCTGCTGGAGTTTTGCCAAGATTATGACGCCCGATTTTATGATTTTTATTCTTATGGTTCCTGTCAAAGTTTTTTAGGCTACTACGAAGACAATCCGATTTATCGGAAGATGAATGAAATCCTAAAGAAGAAGACTAAACAGAAGCCGGAAAAATTTGCCGATTATCTAGTGATTTTAACTAATCCGCCAAAAAGTTTAGAAACCAATAAG
This region of Patescibacteria group bacterium genomic DNA includes:
- a CDS encoding four helix bundle protein, yielding MADKNTNYDLEERLAKFAERVIDLVRRLPNNSINQKLIPQAVGSSGSSGANYCEACEAESKKDFKHKIGIVKKELRETKHWLRLIAKANPEQIDELRKLWKECHELLLIFSKILRSCNN
- a CDS encoding CvpA family protein, with amino-acid sequence MGIFDIILLIILAGFVFYGLFFGLIRTLGSLAGVIVGAWLASRFYLEVFSWVGDLAFGFNNLGKVVVFIILFILINRLVCFAFVILDRTFDIISIIPFLKSINRLAGAVLGLFMGGLILGLILYVAARYAVFDSFFGDWLVNSEVAPRLVKFATVLTPLLPEVLKKLQSLI